A window of Mercenaria mercenaria strain notata chromosome 16, MADL_Memer_1, whole genome shotgun sequence contains these coding sequences:
- the LOC123540456 gene encoding gamma-interferon-inducible lysosomal thiol reductase-like → MKIITQSSGLFLLLIIAPTLACDFPPSLWCSSLEIAKTCNVETQCKQYSYTPASPVNLALYFESECNACKTFIAEQLYKTWKELGSDILNITIVPYGNAKEKKWFGKWEYTCQHGQDECAGNLIETCAMYIMQNFSNYFPFIHCIEAQKWTAPADAAKTCAKNMKIDLAPITDCANGKLGNGLLHEMALKTAALNPPHMYVPWITFNGQHDGILENRALSDLLSVVCDMYKGPKPTACSKLYKTADRCYKNP, encoded by the exons ATGAAGATAATTACACAAAGCTCCGGACTCTTCTTACTTCTAATTATTGCTCCAACACTGGCGTGTGACTTCCCACCTTCTTTGTGGTGCTCTTCCCTGGAAATTGCCAAAACCTGCAAT GTAGAAACACAGTGTAAACAGTACTCATACACTCCAGCATCCCCTGTGAACCTAGCATTATATTTTGAATCGGAATGTAATGCGTGTAAAACTTTCATCGCGGAACAATTGTACAAAACCTGGAAGGAGCTGGGGTCAGATATCCTCAACATAACTATAGTGCCGTACGGAAACGCCAAG GAGAAGAAGTGGTTTGGAAAATGGGAGTACACATGTCAGCATGGGCAGGACGAATGTGCTGGCAACCTCATAGAG acatgtGCCATGTACATAATGCAGAACTTCAGTAATTATTTCCCATTTATACACTGTATAGAAGCTCAAAAATGGACAGCTCCTGCTGATGCTGCTAAAACT TGtgcaaaaaacatgaaaattgatTTGGCACCAATCACAGATTGTGCCAATGGTAAACTGGGAAATGGTTTACTACATGAAATGGCACTTAAAACAGCAGCTCTTAATCCACCACATATGTACGTCCCTTGGATAACATTTAATGGT CAACATGATGGAATTTTAGAAAACAGAGCACTGAGTGACCTCCTGTCGGTGGTATGTGACATGTATAAG GGTCCTAAACCTACAGCATGCTCCAAACTGTATAAAACGGCTGACAGATGTTACAAAAACCCATGA